A genomic segment from Bacteroidales bacterium encodes:
- a CDS encoding efflux RND transporter permease subunit: MNKPEFKISSFSVILTFVCLAIVGIALVPKLPVKFSPSQNLPRISINFSMYGNSPRIVEMEVTSKLEAMLSRIKGIQNITSNSYKNGGNINLQFDKHTNIDVARFEVSTIIRQAWPQLPSGVGYPSISVGRSDDNSSRPFLSYTINAPASPLLIQQFAENQIKTKLSQVDGVYSISVEGATPMEWQIEYDYRKLEVLGLTVNDITSAISKYLGREFLGIGTIDTEQGEKQWIRVALGTGVQNVEKQDLENIVIRSINGQIVRLKELAQTERVEAQPNSYYRINGLNSIYMNIFAEESANQLQLAQKVKDELEKLMPSFPQEYETHIVYDATEYINTELEKIYFRSGLTLLILMIFVFITYRRIKYTLLIVISLVVNVAVAVIFYRLFGLEMQLYSLAGITISLTLIIDNTIIVSDQIIRRGNMKVFLAVLAATLTTIASLSVIFLMSDKMRLNLQDFAMVIIINLALSLLIALFLVPALLEKMKIGQREKKEKVINWRKRFHIRFNRFYEKLCRLIWRWRAAFIVFIILSFGLPVFMLPDKIDENSRWSKLYRKTIGSETYKEKIKKHADNVLGGTLRLFVQKVYLDSYFEERGETTLTVNASMPNNTTIAQLNDLVQRVEIHLSRYHDIRQFQTRVFNARNAQITIRFTAGGHKSGLPYQLYSELITLGIQLGSGDWTIYGVGDGFSNSMRESAGNLYIEMYGFNYDELYYWAGQVKDSLMKNNRIKEVATRHERSWMKDDYEEFQFDIKRERLAQENLRPYQLSSSIGDLFGQGIGAGAITTSGGTEQIRLHSQQYKEYDVWSLNAMPVKVSGVEYKISELADIARFLAPQTVAKVNQQYRLVLQYDYIGAAKQGERFQKRTKENFGKILPMGYSFKSGNTNQRWGKEETQQFLLLLLIFVIIYFNASILFNSFSIPLCILFVIPISYIGVFLTFYLFRLNFDQGGFASFILLSGLTINANIYILDAYNDILKNNPRIGRLRAYIKAWNAKVRPIFLTVISTILGFLPFIIGFKEAFWFPLAAGTIGGLVLSVFATFCFLPLFIGVGKTKNVE; the protein is encoded by the coding sequence ATGAACAAACCAGAATTTAAAATATCATCCTTTTCCGTTATCCTCACTTTCGTATGTCTGGCGATAGTGGGTATTGCTTTGGTTCCGAAGCTTCCGGTAAAGTTTTCGCCGTCGCAGAACCTGCCTCGTATCAGCATCAATTTTTCCATGTATGGCAATTCACCGCGCATTGTGGAAATGGAGGTAACCTCCAAATTGGAAGCGATGCTCAGCAGGATAAAAGGCATACAGAACATTACGTCCAATTCTTATAAGAATGGTGGAAACATTAACCTTCAATTTGATAAACACACAAATATTGATGTCGCGCGCTTTGAGGTATCCACTATTATCCGGCAAGCGTGGCCACAATTGCCTTCCGGTGTGGGATATCCTTCCATATCCGTTGGGAGATCGGATGATAATTCCAGCAGGCCATTTCTAAGCTATACCATTAATGCGCCAGCAAGCCCTTTGTTAATACAGCAGTTTGCCGAGAATCAAATCAAAACCAAACTGTCGCAGGTAGACGGCGTGTACAGCATCAGCGTGGAAGGCGCCACACCTATGGAATGGCAGATAGAATACGACTACCGGAAGCTTGAAGTACTTGGCTTGACCGTAAACGACATAACCAGCGCTATCAGTAAATATTTAGGCAGGGAATTTCTGGGCATAGGAACGATAGATACGGAACAGGGGGAAAAACAATGGATACGGGTGGCACTGGGTACAGGTGTACAAAACGTGGAAAAACAGGATTTGGAGAATATTGTTATCAGATCGATCAACGGACAGATTGTCCGTTTGAAAGAACTGGCGCAGACCGAGCGTGTGGAAGCCCAACCCAATAGTTATTACCGGATAAACGGGCTGAATTCAATCTACATGAACATCTTTGCCGAAGAGAGCGCCAACCAGTTACAACTGGCACAAAAAGTAAAAGATGAACTGGAAAAACTTATGCCTTCATTTCCACAGGAATATGAGACTCATATAGTATATGATGCTACCGAATACATCAATACCGAACTTGAAAAAATTTATTTCCGTTCTGGGTTGACTTTGTTGATTCTTATGATATTTGTGTTCATTACCTACCGGCGCATCAAATACACATTGTTGATTGTAATATCGTTGGTGGTGAATGTTGCCGTTGCTGTTATCTTTTACCGGCTGTTTGGACTGGAGATGCAGCTTTATTCGTTGGCAGGCATTACCATTTCGCTGACTCTGATCATCGACAACACCATTATTGTATCCGATCAGATCATCCGGCGAGGTAACATGAAAGTATTTCTTGCCGTCCTTGCGGCTACCCTCACTACTATTGCTTCGTTGTCGGTGATATTCCTGATGAGCGACAAAATGCGCCTGAACTTGCAGGACTTCGCAATGGTTATTATTATCAATCTGGCATTATCGTTGCTTATTGCCCTGTTTTTAGTTCCTGCCCTGCTCGAAAAAATGAAAATCGGGCAACGGGAGAAAAAAGAAAAAGTAATCAATTGGCGGAAACGGTTTCATATTCGGTTCAACCGGTTTTATGAGAAGTTGTGCCGGTTGATCTGGCGTTGGCGGGCGGCTTTTATCGTTTTTATCATCCTGTCGTTTGGTCTTCCGGTGTTTATGCTGCCTGACAAAATAGACGAAAACAGCCGGTGGAGCAAATTGTACCGGAAGACCATCGGTTCTGAAACCTATAAGGAAAAAATCAAAAAACATGCGGACAATGTTCTTGGTGGAACACTCCGTCTTTTTGTACAAAAGGTTTATTTGGATTCGTATTTTGAAGAGCGTGGGGAAACTACACTTACGGTCAATGCTTCCATGCCGAACAATACCACAATCGCACAGCTCAATGATCTGGTGCAGCGGGTAGAAATTCATTTAAGCCGGTATCATGATATCAGGCAGTTTCAAACGAGGGTGTTCAATGCGCGTAATGCGCAAATTACTATTCGGTTTACTGCGGGTGGACATAAAAGCGGGCTTCCTTATCAACTCTATTCCGAGCTGATTACCCTTGGCATTCAATTAGGCTCGGGCGACTGGACAATATACGGAGTTGGAGACGGATTCAGCAACTCCATGAGAGAAAGCGCCGGCAATCTGTATATCGAAATGTATGGATTTAACTATGATGAGTTGTATTATTGGGCTGGGCAGGTTAAAGACAGTTTAATGAAAAACAACAGAATTAAGGAGGTAGCTACACGTCACGAAAGAAGCTGGATGAAAGATGATTATGAGGAATTTCAATTTGATATAAAAAGAGAACGTTTAGCACAGGAAAACCTCCGGCCATATCAATTAAGTTCATCTATCGGTGACCTGTTTGGGCAGGGAATAGGGGCCGGAGCAATAACAACGTCCGGCGGAACGGAACAAATAAGACTACACTCGCAGCAATACAAAGAGTATGATGTATGGAGTCTCAACGCAATGCCGGTGAAAGTAAGCGGTGTTGAATACAAAATATCGGAACTGGCAGACATTGCCAGATTTCTGGCACCACAAACAGTAGCAAAAGTAAATCAGCAATATCGGCTAGTATTGCAATATGATTATATAGGAGCAGCTAAACAGGGCGAAAGATTCCAAAAGAGAACAAAAGAGAACTTTGGCAAAATATTGCCCATGGGATACAGTTTCAAATCGGGAAACACAAACCAGAGATGGGGAAAGGAAGAAACCCAACAATTCCTGTTGTTATTGTTGATTTTTGTAATTATCTATTTCAATGCAAGCATCCTGTTTAATTCATTCAGCATACCATTATGTATTCTTTTTGTGATTCCCATATCTTATATTGGTGTATTCCTGACCTTTTACCTGTTCAGATTAAATTTTGACCAGGGCGGCTTTGCCTCCTTCATCCTTTTATCCGGACTGACCATCAACGCTAATATCTATATTCTGGATGCTTATAACGATATTTTGAAGAATAATCCAAGAATCGGTAGGCTTCGCGCTTATATCAAAGCATGGAATGCAAAAGTGCGGCCGATATTTCTGACTGTGATTTCTACCATATTAGGTTTTCTGCCGTTTATCATTGGTTTTAAGGAAGCGTTTTGGTTTCCGCTGGCAGCAGGAACTATCGGAGGGTTAGTGCTATCTGTCTTTGCTACGTTCTGTTTTCTGCCGCTGTTTATAGGGGTGGGAAAGACAAAAAATGTTGAATAA